A genomic window from Oceanobacillus timonensis includes:
- a CDS encoding DUF1653 domain-containing protein, with protein MRFIEALCLYRHFKGGLYYVIGIAGDHETFDEFVVYHSIEGDCEMFIRPINDFLSEVPNGRENPTMQKYRFERIEKI; from the coding sequence ATGAGGTTTATTGAAGCGCTCTGTTTATATCGCCATTTCAAAGGCGGATTATATTATGTTATCGGCATTGCAGGAGACCATGAAACATTTGACGAATTTGTTGTTTATCATTCTATTGAAGGCGACTGTGAAATGTTTATAAGACCAATAAATGACTTTTTATCAGAAGTTCCAAACGGTAGGGAAAATCCGACAATGCAGAAATATCGATTTGAACGGATTGAAAAGATATAA
- a CDS encoding PBSX family phage terminase large subunit, with product MTQININIPKPHKVFNKKIYQVLFDYSHFTEVHYGGASSGKSHGVVQKVILKALKSWSEPRKILFTRKVAATIKDSIFEDVKSCLSDFGILDYCKINMTDYRIELPNGAVFLFKGMDNPEKIKSIKGISDVVMEEATEFNLEDYTQLTIRLRERTHKNKQLYLMFNPVSKLNWVYKYFFENEPSDDIAIIHSTYTDNKFLDETVYRTLENLADRNPAYYRIYALGDFATLDKLVFPKFTKKIIDREGIRRLPSFFGLDFGYVNDPSAFVHLKVDVDNRKLYILDEYVKKEMLNDQIAEVIKNLGYAKEKIIADSAEKKSIAEIQQRGINRIIPARKGKDSIMQGIQFIQQFEIIVDERCFKTIEELENYTWKKDKQTNEYVNEPVDTYNHCIDAIRYACEPIRPVKKDKRKKYEAFKTLGL from the coding sequence ATGACACAGATTAACATCAATATTCCAAAACCGCATAAGGTGTTTAACAAAAAGATTTATCAAGTGCTTTTTGATTACTCTCATTTTACAGAAGTGCATTATGGTGGTGCTTCTAGCGGTAAAAGTCATGGAGTTGTCCAAAAAGTAATCCTTAAAGCATTGAAGTCGTGGAGCGAACCCAGGAAGATACTGTTCACCAGAAAAGTGGCTGCAACCATTAAAGATTCTATTTTTGAAGATGTAAAATCATGTTTAAGTGATTTTGGAATACTTGATTACTGTAAAATAAATATGACTGATTATCGAATTGAGTTGCCTAATGGAGCAGTGTTTTTATTTAAAGGGATGGATAACCCGGAGAAAATAAAATCCATCAAAGGCATTTCTGATGTCGTGATGGAAGAAGCAACAGAATTTAATTTGGAAGATTACACACAACTTACTATCCGTTTGAGAGAAAGAACTCATAAAAATAAACAATTATATTTAATGTTCAACCCTGTCAGTAAACTCAATTGGGTATATAAATATTTTTTTGAAAATGAGCCGTCAGATGATATAGCCATTATTCATTCTACTTATACAGATAATAAGTTTTTGGACGAAACCGTGTATCGAACCCTTGAAAATCTTGCAGATCGTAATCCTGCTTATTATCGCATTTATGCTTTAGGTGACTTTGCGACATTAGATAAATTGGTGTTTCCTAAATTTACAAAGAAAATCATAGACAGAGAAGGCATAAGACGGTTGCCTTCTTTTTTTGGACTTGATTTCGGTTATGTGAATGACCCGAGTGCTTTTGTGCATTTAAAAGTGGATGTGGATAACAGAAAACTGTACATCCTGGATGAATACGTGAAGAAAGAAATGCTAAATGACCAAATAGCAGAGGTTATAAAGAATTTGGGATATGCAAAAGAAAAAATCATTGCTGATAGTGCTGAAAAGAAAAGCATAGCAGAGATTCAGCAACGGGGGATTAATAGAATCATCCCAGCCAGAAAAGGGAAGGACAGCATCATGCAAGGGATACAATTCATACAACAGTTTGAAATCATTGTTGATGAAAGGTGCTTCAAAACGATTGAGGAACTGGAAAACTACACATGGAAAAAAGATAAGCAGACCAATGAATATGTCAATGAGCCGGTAGATACCTATAATCATTGTATAGATGCTATTAGGTATGCCTGTGAACCAATCAGGCCAGTGAAAAAAGACAAGCGAAAAAAGTACGAGGCGTTCAAAACGCTTGGCTTGTAA
- a CDS encoding HNH endonuclease: MNKKRQAIWDKSGGKCWYCGSDLPEKGWHADHFEPIQRNWWDGTCEHPELDTEDNKVPACASCNLNKHSMPLESWRKIIQGYVFSLNRDSTQYRLAKRYGLIQETDVKVTFWFEKHGCEEGKPFSEE; the protein is encoded by the coding sequence ATGAATAAAAAACGACAAGCCATATGGGATAAATCTGGCGGTAAGTGTTGGTACTGTGGTAGTGATTTACCGGAGAAAGGATGGCATGCAGACCATTTTGAACCGATACAGCGTAACTGGTGGGATGGAACATGTGAGCATCCAGAGTTGGATACAGAAGATAATAAAGTGCCGGCATGTGCTTCCTGCAACCTCAATAAGCATTCAATGCCATTGGAAAGCTGGCGGAAGATTATTCAGGGATATGTTTTTAGTTTAAATAGAGATTCGACTCAGTACAGGCTGGCTAAGCGCTATGGATTGATACAGGAAACAGATGTAAAGGTTACATTTTGGTTTGAAAAGCATGGATGCGAAGAAGGGAAGCCCTTTAGTGAGGAGTGA
- a CDS encoding Thoeris anti-defense Tad2 family protein → MNFGEAFEQVKQGKGMRLPQWSDDVVIRAQFPDEHSKMTAPYLYVESRFGRVPWKETNIELFSEKWEVVEHA, encoded by the coding sequence ATGAACTTTGGAGAAGCATTTGAACAAGTGAAACAAGGTAAAGGCATGAGATTGCCACAATGGAGTGATGATGTCGTAATTCGTGCTCAATTTCCGGATGAGCATAGCAAAATGACTGCACCGTATTTATACGTTGAAAGTCGTTTCGGTAGGGTGCCGTGGAAAGAAACAAATATCGAATTATTTTCAGAGAAATGGGAGGTAGTAGAACATGCCTAA
- a CDS encoding collagen-like triple helix repeat-containing protein, with product MATKAELKERLVKGHVITEQDVQDLIDVAGEQGPEGPQGEQGPRGEKGNKGAVGEQGPAGADGEDGFPTETQWNELIARVDTLEGNTEGE from the coding sequence ATGGCTACGAAAGCAGAATTGAAAGAGCGATTAGTAAAAGGCCACGTCATCACGGAGCAAGATGTGCAGGACTTGATAGACGTTGCTGGAGAACAGGGTCCTGAGGGTCCACAAGGCGAACAAGGACCTAGGGGTGAAAAAGGTAACAAAGGAGCTGTTGGTGAGCAAGGTCCAGCGGGGGCAGATGGAGAAGATGGGTTTCCGACTGAAACACAATGGAATGAACTTATTGCCCGCGTCGATACGCTTGAAGGCAATACGGAGGGTGAATAA
- a CDS encoding phage major tail protein, TP901-1 family has protein sequence MAKIANGVHKVLYFRKLGEASEAAKLVFQTEHSKSYSRDRESTPTKDGAVQGSAALEDEVSVTALQSVKDPTFTMLEDSIVEDYPVEMWEVDLADRDSSEGSTKFGAEYRQGYISEWEATNGSEDNPEVEGTFLTSGTRQKGRVTLPDGDIETLNYVFHDILADDPADDGLASDDEEEDEGGGEETP, from the coding sequence ATGGCTAAAATAGCAAATGGCGTACACAAAGTGCTATATTTCCGTAAGCTTGGTGAAGCGTCAGAAGCAGCTAAGCTAGTTTTTCAAACAGAACACAGTAAATCATATTCCCGTGACAGGGAGTCCACACCAACAAAAGATGGAGCGGTGCAAGGTTCTGCAGCACTGGAAGATGAAGTATCAGTAACTGCATTGCAGTCTGTAAAAGACCCGACATTTACAATGCTGGAAGACTCTATTGTGGAAGACTATCCAGTAGAAATGTGGGAAGTAGACCTTGCAGATCGTGATAGTTCTGAGGGTAGCACAAAGTTCGGAGCTGAATACAGACAAGGGTATATCAGCGAATGGGAAGCTACCAACGGTTCAGAGGACAATCCGGAAGTTGAAGGAACTTTCCTAACATCAGGTACCCGTCAAAAAGGTAGAGTGACTTTACCTGACGGAGATATTGAAACGCTGAACTATGTTTTCCATGACATTTTGGCTGATGACCCGGCAGATGATGGCCTGGCTTCAGATGATGAAGAGGAAGACGAAGGTGGCGGAGAAGAAACACCCTAG
- a CDS encoding HK97-gp10 family putative phage morphogenesis protein yields MDLDGFDDLLKNLDRMHDDIDDDVGEVVKKNTIEMTRQAAKNGQQRFNKGYATGYTVRKLDTNRVNKMHYKTLSPSEHSGFIEWGTRFMEGTMFLGDSFLKQRPQFLSDLERLVE; encoded by the coding sequence ATGGACTTAGATGGATTTGATGACTTATTAAAAAACCTTGATAGAATGCATGATGATATTGACGACGACGTTGGTGAGGTTGTTAAGAAAAATACGATTGAAATGACTCGACAAGCCGCCAAGAATGGCCAACAGCGATTTAATAAAGGGTATGCAACTGGCTATACGGTTCGTAAATTAGATACAAACAGGGTGAATAAGATGCACTACAAAACACTGTCGCCATCTGAACATAGTGGCTTTATTGAATGGGGCACTCGTTTTATGGAAGGAACAATGTTTTTGGGCGACTCTTTCTTGAAACAACGCCCGCAATTCTTATCAGACCTTGAAAGATTGGTGGAGTGA
- a CDS encoding phage portal protein: MKVNEFEKGLVSTRSVKRFSKESNMHYTYRGINALLDNLDDLSEMIQHHQLHQRPRLETLQSYYEAENTNILRPNRRREDHLADNRAVHAFGEYVSGFIQGYMVGIPLKTNYPIDSVDEQLREINRVNDADEHNSELVLDQSIYGRAYELLYRSQADETRFTVSEVQHTFVIYDDTVEQNPIAGVRYLYNAFSEKTTVYLYTSSVINSYDLREDYSLTLLSEQSHAFDGVPIIEYSNNRFRRGDFEKVLSLIDLYDEAESDTANYMTDFNDAMLKITGNVDIDANDAKQMKEHNLILLQTEPDAEGKQTSADADYIYKKYDVQGTESYKDRVKNDIHMFTYTPNMDDDSFSGNQSGEALKYKLFGLEQKRATKERLFKKSLRERYRLINNIMTLASEGSFEPNSISITFTPNLPKSIKDEIDSFTSLGGELSDETKLSLLSFVENPQEEIAKREEERKQQRQTSSYMEVES; this comes from the coding sequence ATGAAAGTAAATGAGTTTGAAAAAGGGTTAGTTTCTACAAGATCTGTTAAGCGTTTTTCTAAAGAATCCAACATGCATTATACGTACAGAGGCATTAATGCATTGTTAGATAACTTGGATGACTTATCAGAAATGATACAGCATCATCAGCTGCATCAACGTCCGCGCTTGGAGACATTACAGTCGTACTATGAAGCTGAAAATACAAATATATTAAGGCCGAACCGCAGGCGCGAGGACCATTTGGCAGATAACAGAGCCGTTCATGCATTTGGTGAGTACGTATCTGGATTTATTCAAGGCTATATGGTGGGTATTCCTTTAAAAACCAACTATCCCATTGATTCAGTTGATGAACAGCTGCGGGAGATTAATAGAGTAAATGACGCGGATGAGCATAATAGTGAGTTGGTACTTGACCAATCAATCTATGGCCGGGCTTATGAATTGCTATATCGTTCGCAGGCAGATGAAACAAGGTTCACAGTTTCAGAAGTCCAGCATACATTTGTTATTTATGATGACACGGTGGAACAGAATCCGATAGCTGGTGTCAGATATCTATACAATGCTTTTTCCGAGAAGACGACTGTTTATTTATATACAAGCAGCGTGATTAATTCCTATGATTTAAGAGAAGATTACAGTCTGACTTTATTAAGCGAACAGTCACATGCTTTTGATGGCGTGCCCATTATCGAATACAGCAATAATCGTTTTCGTCGTGGAGACTTTGAAAAGGTGCTGTCATTGATTGATTTATACGATGAAGCTGAATCTGACACAGCAAACTACATGACAGATTTTAATGATGCCATGCTGAAAATTACAGGCAATGTGGATATAGACGCGAACGACGCCAAACAGATGAAAGAACACAATTTAATATTGTTACAGACAGAGCCGGATGCAGAAGGGAAACAGACTTCTGCTGACGCGGACTACATCTATAAAAAATATGATGTGCAGGGAACGGAATCGTACAAGGATCGAGTGAAAAATGACATTCATATGTTTACGTACACGCCGAATATGGACGACGATTCCTTTTCCGGAAATCAGTCCGGCGAAGCTTTGAAATATAAATTGTTCGGACTGGAACAGAAAAGAGCCACAAAAGAAAGGCTGTTCAAAAAATCCTTACGTGAGCGATACCGTTTAATTAATAATATTATGACGCTTGCGAGTGAGGGTAGCTTTGAACCAAACAGCATTTCTATTACGTTTACGCCGAATCTTCCGAAGTCTATTAAAGATGAGATTGACTCTTTCACAAGTCTTGGTGGTGAGTTATCCGATGAGACCAAACTAAGCCTGTTGTCATTTGTGGAAAATCCGCAAGAAGAGATAGCTAAGCGTGAAGAAGAACGGAAACAACAGCGACAGACTTCAAGTTATATGGAGGTAGAAAGTTGA
- a CDS encoding minor capsid protein produces MSYWQDRERENIKQEQMKDEEIVKEIRRIINVALREAEKEIQSFYARYAVKNKLTPAEAKKRVSEMDVQAFQDTAARYVKEKNFSDKANRELSTYNTKMYINRQELLMMYLNAHLVAMANDIETTFQEYLEQAGIEEVARQAGILGADMVISTETLLSLVGASFHSATWSSRIWDDMEKLRDELDTIMNSTIIRGVHPDRFVPDIRERFDVTTFEARRLLITETARVQAGAQKLSYEALTKDDPEAEYEFIAMMDGRTTKTCRSLNGKKFKVKNMMPGINAEPMHPFCRSSTVLLAGAWREAFFAERKGKYTL; encoded by the coding sequence ATGTCATATTGGCAAGATCGTGAACGTGAAAACATCAAACAGGAGCAAATGAAAGACGAGGAAATTGTGAAGGAAATACGCCGAATTATCAATGTGGCTCTGCGCGAGGCGGAGAAGGAAATTCAAAGCTTTTATGCAAGGTATGCTGTTAAGAATAAACTAACTCCTGCAGAAGCTAAAAAGCGGGTTTCTGAAATGGATGTACAAGCTTTCCAGGATACTGCTGCAAGATACGTCAAAGAAAAGAATTTTAGCGATAAAGCGAATCGAGAGCTGTCCACCTACAACACGAAAATGTATATCAACCGCCAAGAATTACTGATGATGTATTTAAATGCGCATCTTGTTGCAATGGCAAATGATATAGAGACTACCTTTCAGGAATACCTGGAACAGGCCGGGATTGAGGAAGTGGCAAGACAGGCAGGTATATTAGGTGCTGATATGGTTATTTCCACAGAAACGCTGCTATCACTCGTTGGCGCTTCATTCCATAGTGCGACATGGTCCTCACGAATTTGGGATGACATGGAGAAACTGCGTGATGAACTAGATACGATTATGAACAGCACCATTATCCGCGGTGTTCATCCAGATAGATTCGTACCAGATATACGGGAGCGTTTTGATGTTACCACTTTTGAAGCTAGAAGGTTATTAATTACAGAAACAGCTAGGGTGCAGGCAGGGGCTCAGAAGCTAAGTTATGAAGCCTTGACCAAGGATGACCCGGAAGCTGAATATGAATTCATCGCGATGATGGATGGCCGTACCACAAAGACATGCAGAAGTTTGAACGGTAAGAAGTTCAAAGTGAAAAATATGATGCCAGGCATTAATGCTGAGCCTATGCATCCTTTTTGTAGGTCGAGTACGGTGCTGCTTGCAGGAGCATGGAGAGAAGCTTTCTTTGCAGAACGGAAAGGTAAATACACTTTATAG
- a CDS encoding DUF3954 domain-containing protein, whose protein sequence is METSKVEINLREDAVLVVKNGEIEKVPKPDSGFGETSITWQNGKIHAKKVSYTMK, encoded by the coding sequence GTGGAAACAAGCAAAGTAGAAATCAATCTGAGGGAAGATGCTGTTCTTGTGGTGAAGAACGGTGAAATAGAAAAAGTACCAAAGCCAGACAGCGGTTTCGGGGAGACGAGTATTACGTGGCAGAACGGAAAGATTCATGCCAAGAAGGTTAGTTATACGATGAAATGA
- a CDS encoding RusA family crossover junction endodeoxyribonuclease — MIKFVIPLKPVPAVRMTQKSMYANKYAKRYLQYKKQVSWIAKASMKTQPIDGDVGVKLTHYAHGNRADIDNLFKGVTDALNKVVYNDDRQVKHMESSIIKCGKEEERTEVEVYRLEGVK; from the coding sequence ATGATTAAATTCGTAATTCCATTAAAGCCTGTTCCGGCCGTCAGAATGACTCAAAAAAGCATGTATGCTAATAAATACGCTAAGCGTTATCTCCAGTATAAAAAGCAAGTCTCCTGGATAGCTAAGGCAAGCATGAAAACGCAGCCGATTGATGGGGATGTAGGTGTTAAATTAACACATTATGCGCATGGTAATAGGGCTGATATTGATAACCTATTCAAGGGAGTAACAGACGCTCTTAACAAGGTCGTATATAACGATGACAGGCAAGTCAAGCACATGGAATCTAGTATTATAAAGTGTGGAAAAGAGGAAGAACGCACAGAGGTTGAGGTGTACAGATTGGAGGGTGTTAAGTGA
- a CDS encoding HNH endonuclease produces MNNKQIKTEVINDRKMVWWSEEIYGGELMGMRMLRKKSLKEMEKVTGVPADNLKVIEKDDAVPAPPPIAGIYMQYLSCTTHHVNQFREILSGKKETFKEGRYISANLKKQVYEKCSNKCTSCGANDNLHIHHVKEFAKGGTTDIDNLILLCQGCHADNHKDNNAYYMLKKGAESNE; encoded by the coding sequence ATGAATAACAAGCAAATCAAAACTGAAGTGATAAATGACCGAAAAATGGTTTGGTGGAGTGAAGAAATATACGGCGGAGAACTAATGGGTATGAGGATGTTAAGAAAGAAATCATTAAAAGAAATGGAAAAGGTAACAGGTGTTCCGGCAGATAATTTAAAAGTAATAGAGAAAGATGATGCCGTTCCTGCCCCTCCACCAATAGCAGGGATATATATGCAATATTTATCGTGCACAACGCATCACGTCAATCAATTCAGAGAGATACTGAGTGGAAAAAAAGAAACATTCAAAGAAGGCAGGTATATCAGTGCCAATTTAAAGAAGCAAGTATATGAGAAATGCAGCAATAAGTGCACTTCTTGCGGAGCGAACGATAATCTTCATATTCATCACGTGAAAGAATTTGCGAAAGGTGGTACCACGGATATAGATAACCTCATCCTGTTATGCCAAGGTTGTCACGCTGATAATCACAAAGATAACAATGCTTATTACATGCTGAAGAAAGGTGCTGAATCAAATGAATAA
- a CDS encoding helix-turn-helix domain-containing protein, whose product MAKGKYAEWITEEGLIKIEGWARDGLTDEQIALNMGIGYSTLQTWKKKYQDIQDSLKKGKEVVDRQVENAMLKTALGFHYQEEMVTQEGEVVEVTKYNKPNTTAQIFWLKNRKANEWRDKQEVEQTNKNIDITLGDYDDTD is encoded by the coding sequence ATGGCAAAAGGAAAATACGCTGAATGGATAACAGAAGAAGGTTTAATCAAAATAGAAGGTTGGGCAAGAGACGGTTTAACTGACGAGCAAATAGCTTTAAATATGGGTATAGGTTATTCCACTTTACAAACATGGAAAAAGAAATATCAAGACATTCAAGACTCCTTAAAAAAAGGTAAAGAGGTAGTTGATCGTCAAGTGGAAAACGCGATGCTTAAAACAGCTTTAGGATTTCATTATCAAGAAGAAATGGTAACCCAAGAAGGCGAAGTGGTGGAGGTCACTAAATACAATAAACCTAATACTACGGCGCAAATATTCTGGTTAAAAAATCGCAAAGCAAATGAATGGCGAGATAAACAAGAAGTTGAGCAGACTAATAAAAACATCGATATCACTTTAGGTGATTATGATGACACAGATTAA
- a CDS encoding MazG-like family protein → MNLDDLTQQIRVWAMKKGLDKAAPEKQMLKVTEEIGELAQGLAKGNEEQIMDSIGDGFVTLTILAQQKGWLIEDCVGLAYSEIAGREGEMVNGVFVKESDLQ, encoded by the coding sequence ATGAATTTAGATGATTTAACACAACAAATCAGAGTATGGGCAATGAAAAAAGGACTGGATAAAGCAGCGCCAGAGAAACAGATGTTAAAAGTCACGGAAGAGATTGGTGAGTTAGCGCAGGGTTTAGCTAAAGGAAATGAGGAACAAATTATGGATTCCATTGGTGATGGTTTTGTTACTTTAACTATTCTTGCACAACAAAAAGGCTGGTTGATTGAGGATTGTGTTGGTCTGGCATATTCAGAGATTGCAGGCAGGGAAGGCGAGATGGTTAACGGTGTGTTTGTTAAAGAAAGTGATTTGCAATGA
- a CDS encoding DUF4355 domain-containing protein, with amino-acid sequence MLKEDLLKLNLQFFADNPEDDPENKTDDPEDKDNPEDKSGNKDTFTKSEVDSQVSKAVETFKQNQEVKQQEAIDKAVKDALEEQKRLSKLSQKEREEEQLTQREKDIQEREAKIKRSELRSEAVDDLQKKELPSDFADFLLGEDAEKTLENINKFKKAFDDAVNGAVKEKLRQDTPPAGNSGTSSNKIPSVAKIAQENRLIK; translated from the coding sequence ATGTTGAAAGAAGATTTATTGAAATTGAACTTACAGTTTTTTGCTGACAATCCGGAAGATGACCCAGAAAATAAAACGGATGACCCTGAGGATAAGGATAATCCGGAAGATAAATCTGGTAATAAAGATACTTTCACAAAATCCGAGGTAGACAGTCAAGTCAGTAAAGCCGTCGAAACCTTCAAGCAAAACCAGGAGGTTAAACAGCAAGAAGCTATCGATAAGGCTGTTAAGGATGCCCTAGAAGAGCAGAAACGTCTCTCTAAACTTTCTCAAAAAGAACGAGAAGAAGAACAGCTAACTCAACGTGAAAAGGATATTCAGGAACGAGAAGCAAAGATTAAACGTTCTGAATTACGTTCTGAGGCAGTGGATGACTTACAGAAGAAAGAACTGCCTTCTGATTTTGCTGATTTCTTACTTGGGGAAGACGCAGAAAAAACGTTAGAGAACATCAATAAATTTAAAAAGGCGTTTGATGATGCTGTGAATGGTGCTGTTAAAGAAAAATTACGCCAAGACACACCACCAGCTGGCAACAGTGGAACGTCAAGCAATAAAATACCTTCTGTTGCTAAAATAGCGCAGGAAAACAGATTAATTAAATAG
- a CDS encoding phage major capsid protein, with translation MKKEKLLNLNLQHFAEFDPDNVLLQDAKNGQIPKEQGTLVLKDIISNSVMMQLAQYEEMTKQEKEFQYLAEGVGAYWVGEGEVIRTSKPQWLTAKMTAKKLGVIVPVSREFLQYTLSDFFTQVRPLVAEAFYKKFDEATILGVDNPFEQSLQDSITDAGHVVQGGITNENFFDLSDLVNEDGFDINAYVSKKQNRSALRRIVDGYEQEDGTITDPVRLYSRSGNTLDGSPVADLDSAEMDKGELFGGNFNYVRYGIPYNLSYAISEEAQLSSIVDENNEPINLFERELIAIRATMDVGFMVLKDDAFAKTEPGNGGEDGGETP, from the coding sequence ATGAAAAAAGAAAAGCTATTAAATCTTAACTTACAGCATTTTGCTGAATTTGACCCGGACAATGTGCTGTTGCAAGACGCGAAAAATGGTCAAATCCCAAAGGAACAAGGAACATTAGTGCTGAAAGACATCATTTCCAATTCTGTCATGATGCAACTTGCGCAGTACGAGGAAATGACTAAACAGGAAAAAGAATTTCAATATCTCGCTGAAGGCGTTGGAGCTTACTGGGTTGGTGAGGGTGAAGTCATCCGTACTTCTAAACCACAATGGCTCACTGCAAAGATGACCGCCAAGAAATTGGGCGTTATAGTACCGGTGTCGCGTGAGTTTTTGCAGTACACACTATCTGACTTCTTTACGCAAGTGCGCCCATTAGTCGCAGAAGCATTTTATAAAAAGTTCGATGAAGCGACTATTCTTGGAGTGGACAATCCGTTTGAACAATCATTACAGGATTCTATTACAGATGCAGGACATGTAGTGCAAGGTGGAATTACAAATGAAAATTTCTTTGATCTTTCCGATTTAGTGAATGAGGACGGCTTTGACATTAATGCTTATGTATCAAAAAAGCAAAACCGTTCTGCATTACGCCGGATTGTTGATGGTTACGAGCAAGAGGACGGAACAATCACAGACCCGGTACGCTTGTATAGCCGTAGCGGAAATACGTTAGACGGTTCACCAGTAGCTGATTTAGACTCTGCCGAAATGGATAAAGGTGAGTTGTTCGGCGGGAACTTCAATTATGTTCGATATGGCATTCCGTACAACTTGAGCTATGCCATTTCTGAAGAAGCACAATTATCTTCCATTGTGGATGAAAACAACGAGCCGATTAATTTATTCGAGCGTGAATTGATTGCAATCCGTGCCACTATGGATGTTGGTTTCATGGTTCTCAAAGATGATGCATTTGCTAAAACCGAACCAGGCAATGGCGGTGAAGATGGTGGGGAAACTCCCTAA
- a CDS encoding phage head-tail connector protein: MIKNNVKAILGIDDTLQDKVIDIIVKNVQSHLKIWLKQHADLDNIPSELDFIVEEMAISRFQKLGSEGMASESVEGRSVTYNEDDFLPYQGILETYIPHKERRGKVFFL; this comes from the coding sequence ATGATTAAAAATAATGTAAAAGCCATTTTAGGCATTGATGATACATTACAGGATAAAGTCATTGATATCATTGTCAAAAATGTTCAGTCACATTTAAAAATATGGCTGAAACAACATGCGGACTTGGATAACATACCTTCTGAACTTGATTTTATTGTGGAAGAAATGGCAATCAGTCGTTTTCAAAAGTTAGGTTCAGAGGGTATGGCATCTGAATCCGTGGAAGGACGTTCTGTCACTTACAATGAGGATGACTTTCTGCCTTACCAGGGGATTTTAGAAACTTATATTCCACATAAGGAACGTCGGGGGAAGGTGTTTTTCCTTTGA
- a CDS encoding tail assembly chaperone, translating into MHITFNGREIELSFGLRTLTEIDKELGFEIEGANLGEGLEMLVPKLQSGNIIGLSKVIKAASSHDKKSPKTYEELEKVLDDIAEKEGFEAFGEQVIEELGKRPMTRNLVPDDLKKEPKIKAVETAETD; encoded by the coding sequence ATGCATATTACATTTAACGGACGAGAAATTGAATTATCTTTTGGATTACGTACATTAACAGAAATTGATAAAGAATTAGGGTTTGAAATTGAAGGTGCGAATCTAGGTGAAGGCTTAGAAATGCTTGTACCTAAATTACAATCCGGAAATATCATCGGTCTTTCCAAAGTAATTAAAGCTGCATCTTCTCATGACAAGAAGTCGCCTAAAACTTATGAAGAGTTGGAAAAAGTATTGGATGACATTGCCGAAAAAGAAGGTTTTGAAGCGTTTGGGGAACAGGTCATTGAAGAGTTGGGAAAGCGACCTATGACCCGAAATCTAGTTCCGGACGATCTCAAGAAGGAACCGAAAATCAAAGCAGTGGAAACAGCAGAGACGGATTAA